A single Coregonus clupeaformis isolate EN_2021a chromosome 39, ASM2061545v1, whole genome shotgun sequence DNA region contains:
- the LOC121554183 gene encoding polyunsaturated fatty acid 5-lipoxygenase: MEEYTVTVATGTSEYSGTNNYIYITLMGENGNSERTILDNPGLDFCRGAVDEYKVCSPAPLGRVILVRLEKQRYWVEDNWFCLYVTVAPPGGGTALTFPCNRWLIGNVKVELQEGTAKRLRDDTSPQLLAHRKAELQERQRIYRWVAWAPGIPKCIDAKNEADLHQDVRFDNEKRSDFEGSLHYALLELSLKKLAIRFGKSWDDLDDFKRCFWKLRSPIAEYCMEHWKEDWFFGYQCLNGSNPRMIQRCKELPGNFPVSGDMVQGSLTPRTTLEKELKAGNIYLVDYAIMDGVPTNVIRGKQQYIAAPLCLLYEHPDQGLIPIAIQLGQTPGLESPIFLPKDPPLAWLLAKIWVRHSEFQVFQLLSHLLRTHLVVEVFCVATLRQLPAVHPVYKLLAPHLRYTLEINCRGRTQLLSADGIFKRVVSTGGEGLLVLAQNEYKVLTYRSLQPYWDFQQRGATKLRKYFYREYSLMLWDAIHSFVSGIVSLYYHNDRDVTEDTELQAWIKDIAEEGFVDVPKFGLSRELHNKTELVTLLSVAIFTSSAQHAATNNGQFDWCAWVPNTPCTMRHPPPTDKDSVTMELIMDTLPDVSQTCLEMAITWHLGRPQPDAVPLGQYREQYFTEPQAQEVIDRFRQELKEIEEHILTQNEGLELPYLFLLPSRIENSITI; encoded by the exons ATGGAGGAGTATACTGTGACAGTTGCTACAGGCACATCAGAGTATTCAGGCACCAATAACTACATCTACATTACTCTTATGGGAGAGAATGGAAACAGTGAGCGAACAATACTGGATAACCCTGGACTGGACTTTTGTAGAGGAGCG gtGGATGAATACAAGGTGTGTAGCCCGGCTCCTCTGGGTCGTGTCATCTTGGTGCGTCTGGAGAAACAGAGGTACTGGGTAGAGGATAACTGGTTCTGTCTCTATGTCACTGTGGCGCCACCAGGAGGTGGGACAGCCCTCACCTTCCCCTGTAACCGCTGGCTCATAGGAAACGTCAAGGTGGAGCTACAAGAAGGCACAG caaAGAGACTCAGAGACGACACCTCTCCTCAGCTTTTGGCTCACAGAAAAGCAGAACTgcaggagagacagaggatataCAG ATGGGTTGCATGGGCTCCTGGGATTCCCAAGTGTATCGATGCCAAGAACGAGGCAGACCTTCATCAGGATGTTCGCTTCGACAATGAGAAGAGGAGCGACTTTGAGGGCTCCTTACACTACGC tcTTCTAGAGCTGTCTCTGAAGAAGCTAGCCATCAGGTTCGGGAAGTCATGGGACGATCTGGATGACTTCAAACGATGCTTCTGGAAACTCAGGAGCCCCATAGCTG AGTACTGTATGGAGCACTGGAAGGAAGATTGGTTCTTCGGGTACCAGTGTCTGAACGGTTCAAACCCCAGAATGATCCAGCGCTGCAAGGAGCTTCCGGGAAACTTCCCTGTCTCTGGAGACATGGTGCAGGGTTCGCTGACCCCCAGGACCACCCTGGAGAAGGAACTCAAG GCGGGTAACATCTACTTGGTAGACTATGCCATCATGGATGGTGTTCCTACCAACGTAATCAGAGGGAAACAACAGTACatcgctgctcctctctgtctgctgTATGAACACCCAGACCAGGGACTCATACCCATCGCCATACAG cTAGGGCAGACTCCTGGCTTGGAGTCTCCCATCTTCCTGCCCAAAGACCCGCCCCTGGCCTGGCTATTGGCCAAGATCTGGGTGCGTCACTCAGAGTTCCAGGTGTTCCAGCTCCTGTCCCACCTGTTGAGAACTCACCTGGTGGTGGAGGTGTTCTGTGTGGCTACGCTACGACAGCTACCTGCAGTCCATCCAGTCTATAAG CTCCTGGCTCCTCACCTGCGCTACACTCTGGAGATCAACTGCAGGGGGCGCACTCAGCTCCTCTCAGCTGACGGCATCTTCAAAAGG GTGGTGTCTACAGGAGGGGAAGGCCTTCTGGTCCTAGCCCAGAATGAGTACAAGGTCCTGACCTACCGCTCTCTCCAGCCCTACTGGGACTTCCAACAGCGTGGAGCCACCAAGCTCAGAAAATACTTCTACCGAGAGTACAGCCTGATGCTGTGGGACGCCATACACAG TTTTGTCTCAGGGATTGTGTCATTGTACTACCATAATGACAGGGATGTAACAGAGGATACTGAGCTGCAGGCCTGGATAAAGGACATCGCTGAGGAGGGCTTCGTTGATGTGCCCAAATTTG GTCTGTCCAGGGAACTACACAACAAAACAGAACTGGTCACATTGCTGAGTGTAGCCATCTTCACAAGCTCAGCACAGCATGCAGCCACCAACAATGGACAG TTTGACTGGTGTGCGTGGGTCCCCAACACCCCGTGTACAATGCGTCACCCTCCCCCGACCGACAAGGACTCTGTTACCATGGAGTTGATCATGGACACCCTCCCAGACGTCAGCCAAACATGTTTGGAGATGGCGATCACATGGCACCTGGGTCGACCACAACCGGACGCA gtCCCATTGGGTCAGTACCGGGAGCAGTACTTCACAGAGCCCCAGGCCCAGGAGGTGATTGACAGGTTCAGACAGGAACTGAAGGAGATAGAGGAACACATCCTGACCCAGAACGAGGGACTAGAGCTGCCCTATCTTTTCCTCCTGCCCAGCCGCATCGAGAACAGCATCACTatataa
- the LOC121554182 gene encoding ribonuclease kappa-A has protein sequence MVSCLFCGPKLAACGIVISIWGVIMLAMLGIFFTTHSAVLIEDVPFKEEDMHNDQNPPHNIYNLYNQVGYNCFIAAGIYVLVAALSFCQIKLNHRKEYMVR, from the exons ATGGTTTCGTGTTTATTTTGCGGTCCCAAGTTGGCCGCCTGCGGTAttgtcatcagcatctggggaGTCATAATGCTG GCAATGTTGGGTATTTTCTTCACCACCCACTCTGCAGTGCTGATAGAGGATGTGCCTTTCAAAGAGGAAGACATGCACAACGA TCAAAACCCTCCCCACAACATCTACAACCTCTATAACCAGGTTGGATACAACTGTTTCATTGCAGCGGGTATCTACGTGCTGGTTGCTGCTCTCTCCTTCTGCCAGATTAAACTCAACCATCGCAAGGAGTACATGGTGCGCTAG